AGTTATTTCTTTGAATGCTTTTGTTTGAGCTGTAAGTAGGCTGGTACAGATTTCTTAGCTTGCCGACGCAGCATCATTTTAATGTATAACACGATTGCAAAGCATGCCGTTGCTACAGTGAGCATCAACCCATTCATATAACTCATAACCGAGCTGACGTAACCTATAGTCGCAAGGCGACGCTGCATACGTTCAACTTGAGTGCTGGACTCAATTCCTGTAATCGCCCAAGTACATAAGTGTTCACAGTTGTTAATGATAAGGTGGTAGTGATTTTCATGCATACGTGAACGCATACGTCGTACCACGGTTTTGGCTTGGTAGCGTGGGGATTGATAATTCCTGATATAAATTGGCTTATCACGTGCAAAACGCTGGATAGACGTCATTTCAATCGGATGCTTTTTAAAAATATGGGCAAAACCAGAATAATGAATGACTCGTCCACGACCTGCATAAATGCCGTGGTGACTATAACCAAAGTGTTTTACGATGAGGTGTGCGCCAATTGGGAAACGCGGATGTTTTTGCTGCATGCTGATACAAGGTTATTGTATTTACACCATTATTTTAGTGAAAAAATGTGAATCAATCGAGCTTATTTGTGCCGCTAAACCGATGATTATGTGTGGTGTTTGTATCTGTCATTCTGCCTTGAGCTTTGCTATGAGAAAATAGACAAAATTGATCTTAAATATTCACCATGATGAAAAATTGGCTCCTGTTCACTTTTACCTTTTTAGCTGCCTCCACTACTTATGCAATGGAGCATCAAACCATTCAATTTAAACAACAACACTATGATGTCATCAAAGTTGAACAGCTGGATCAATTAAAATTATTTTTAAAAAGTCCTGAAACGAATCGCTACTACCAAAAGTTTACAGCTATTCAAAAAGCGCTACCTGCTTGTGAGAAACTTACTTTTGCAATGAATGCAGGAATGTATCATGCTGACTTCCAACCGGTTGGATTATATGTCGAACAGAGCAAGGAACGAAGACCATTAAATCAAGCAAAAGGTTTTGGTAATTTCTTTATGCAACCCAATGGCGTGGTGGCATGGAATGATCATCGTGCAGTGATCAAGAACACGGCTGATTATGTACATTCAGGGTTTAAAGCGCAGTTTGCAACCCAGTCCGGACCAATGCTGGTTGATCAAGGTAAAATTAATCACCAGTTTTTGGTCGATTCAAATTCGTTAAAAATTCGAAATGGTGTGGGTGTTAAGGATAATCAACTTTACTTTGTCATTTCACAACAGCGGGTGAGTTTTTACCAGTTTGCTCAGCTTTTTAAGCAGCAATTGAAAATAGACAATGCCTTGTATTTAGATGGTTCGATTTCCAGTTTGTATTCAATACAGAATAAACGCCATGATCAGCGATTTAATTTGGGGCCAATTGTGGCAGAAGTGAACCGAGAGAACTGTAAATCTTGATGACACCCTCATCTCCATGGTTTAAGGAGATGAGGGGCTTATTTTTATTGAATTGGTGGTTTGATCATCGCAAGTAATTCTTTGCGACTATAACCACGAGAAATCAGTACTTTCTTGATGCCTTTAATCACATCTTCATCTGTAGCTTTAACTAAAGCATCCAACAGTTGTTCATTGGTTTTGCAAGAACAATCGTTTTCAACGCAAGAAGTTTGGTTCTTGTGTTCGTTATATTGTTCATCTGCATTGAACAGTTTTTGCCAAAAACTCATAGAGCCTTCATATACAACCTAACATAGCTCGAAATATAGCCGCTTTAAAATAAAATACAAGTCAGCTTAAGTGATAAAAGCAGCAGTTGAACTTCAATTTTTTCGATGAGCCTTTTAAAGTCTAACGAAATTATGACATTTGAATGACTTGACCTTTGAAAAACATCACTTTTTTATAAATATACTTTGAACAAAAATAAAGGGTTACTCGAACCCTTTATATTATCTTGTTACGTTGAAATAATTTGTTTAAATCTTTTCAAGTAAAACACCTGATTCCACATGATGAGTAAAAGGGAATTGATCGAACATGGCAAACTTCACAATGCGATGGGTTTGGCTAAGTATTTTTAAGTTATCATGCAGGGTATCTGGGTTGCATGAGATATACAGAATACGTTCAAAACCTTGTAATAGTTTAAGCGTTTCATCATCGATGCCTGCACGCGGTGGATCAACAAAAACCGTGTCAAAATCGTAGCTTTGAATGTCGATCTCAGCTTCTTGTAAACGTCTAAATTCACGTTCACCTTGATAAGCCTGAGTA
This genomic stretch from Acinetobacter sp. C32I harbors:
- a CDS encoding lecithin retinol acyltransferase family protein; protein product: MQQKHPRFPIGAHLIVKHFGYSHHGIYAGRGRVIHYSGFAHIFKKHPIEMTSIQRFARDKPIYIRNYQSPRYQAKTVVRRMRSRMHENHYHLIINNCEHLCTWAITGIESSTQVERMQRRLATIGYVSSVMSYMNGLMLTVATACFAIVLYIKMMLRRQAKKSVPAYLQLKQKHSKK
- a CDS encoding phosphodiester glycosidase family protein; this encodes MMKNWLLFTFTFLAASTTYAMEHQTIQFKQQHYDVIKVEQLDQLKLFLKSPETNRYYQKFTAIQKALPACEKLTFAMNAGMYHADFQPVGLYVEQSKERRPLNQAKGFGNFFMQPNGVVAWNDHRAVIKNTADYVHSGFKAQFATQSGPMLVDQGKINHQFLVDSNSLKIRNGVGVKDNQLYFVISQQRVSFYQFAQLFKQQLKIDNALYLDGSISSLYSIQNKRHDQRFNLGPIVAEVNRENCKS